The following nucleotide sequence is from Acinonyx jubatus isolate Ajub_Pintada_27869175 chromosome E3, VMU_Ajub_asm_v1.0, whole genome shotgun sequence.
AAAGGCCTAATGGCTTCTATTAAAAATGAtcatgctggggcacctgggtggctcagttggttaagcgtccgactcttgatttccgctcaggtcacgatctcgtggttcgtgagatcgagccccacatcggggtctgtgctgacagctcagagcctgaagtctgcttctgattctgtgtttccctctccctctgcccctcccctgctcacactctgcttctctctcaaaaatcaataaaacattaaaaaaaaaaaaagttttcatcacaagaaaaaaaaattttaagaggaaaaaataaacttttaaaaataaataaataagtaaaaataaaaaccaactatTAACTGACATTGGATTCTTATACACATCCATGGTCTCTGAACTTACAACTTTACAGACTATTATTTGATAACATTTGTTTTCAAACCAGTCCATTTGAgataactatttatttattctcttttttttttaagtttttatttatttttgaggggggggggggagagagagaggaagagagacagaatcccaagcaggctctgcaccatcagggtagagcccaatgggggctcaaacccatgaaccgtgagctcatgacctgagctgcaaccaagagtcggatacttaaccgactgagccgcccaggtgccccttcctctctttttaaaaagattttatttttaagtaatctctacacccagcatggggcttgaactaacaaccctgagatcaagagtctcacgctccactgaccaagccagccaggcgcccaaggtaacaatatatgtttttttaaagtctttgaaGTGTTGCTGCTTTGCATCGGATCATCCCAATGCACTTGATTCCTTCTTCTCGTGTGCTCTGGCAGCGTTTACCATTCTGCTTTCATGGTTGCTTTAGGCAGGGACTTCCAGGAGGCATAGGTGAGTCCAGGTCTGCCTTCATAGCCAGAAACTTTTCTTCCCTAAGTTGGAATAACTGCCAATAAACATTTTCAGCTGGCTACCTTCAGACCTAAGGTCCTGATTTAGAACCAACATACAGGTTGGAATTGTCACGTTACTTTTGATTCTGTACTTGTTGCCTAtcaatctttcatttaaaaaaaaatgtacccaaTAAGATTATACTGGCTCCATACTTCAAGATGACCTCCAACGCTGATAACCTTGAGAAGATACAGACTTGAGATGGGAAATGCCTGAGAGCTCTCCCTCCTAGCCCTCCTTGCTATGCCAACCTGGCCTTAAGTGGTTTCCAACTGCTATGCACTTTCCTTCCAAAGTGGGGCGTGACAACCAGAAAAGGTCCTTCCAGGGACTTAGGGACAAAACCACTATACGCAAAATACCTAATTCTTGATCAGCGATGCTTTCAAGGAAAGATCTTgatcaaaagaaggaaatgtgaaaattaatgaagCAGAACTGGGGAGCTAGAAGGGGAGGCTGGCACTCCATGTCAATTACAGGAAGAATGGTCAATTACAGCCTCCAGCAGAAGAATCTCAACAGGACAGAATAATCAATTACAGACCTCAACAGTGAAAAATGTACATAGCATCTTCTGTAAGAAATTCACCACCCCTGCAACTCAACCAGTGAGAAAACCAGCATTATCCTGAACTCTTGCAatccctcccaacttcctcctccttctccataaaataatgATCCTCCCCTTTGTTGGACTTGCTTATGGTTTTGCTGCAGCTTGCTTGTCCTggattgcaattctctgctattccccaATAAACGCATGTTTTGCTGGTAGGATAACTGGCGGCTTTACTTTTAAGATTAATAGGAGGGAAAGCATTGTAAGTAACACCTCTGACTCCCCACTTCTGCCAGGATCAAACCTTTCACTACGATTTCATGAAAGTGGGCCCAGAGGGAGGAAGCATGAGGCTGCGCAGGAGGAGGGGAATCAATGAGGAGGAGGGACTTCTGGGAGGGGAGAGCAGCTCTGCTACCAGGATCCAGGAGCTAAGGGAGGAGCAGTGGGGCTGGGAAGTGAATTTGAGTTCGGCGCTGGTTTGGGGCATCTTCTCGGTGTCTTTGGTGGGGAGTGGCGGATTTCTGGCTTCTGAGCGCAGACCTCCAGGGCCTGGATCAAGCCCGGATTGTGTGCCAGCAGAGCCTCAGGGGCCAGAGGGACCTAGGAGCAGGTGTGCGGCTCCCGGAGCAGCCGCCCACTCCGGAAAACAGCCCCGGCCACGCCCACTGGGCCCTTCCAGGCCCCATGGATCCCGGCCAGCTGGCAGAGACCCCCTTCCCGACGACGCCTGTGCGAACGGCACCGAAAATGTGGGGAGGTCGGGGAGTGTCGAGCAGATTGTGATTTGCACCGCAACCTCTGCGAGCCCCGGAGAATTCGCTTGGGAACTGGGCGATGAAGAGCGAGGGGCGGGGTCGcaggccccggccccgccctctcttggcacccccccccccacgcccccaccccgcGCGGTGCGCCACTCCCCGCCGAGTCCTTCCTCCCAGGGCGCTTGGTGAAGGTGGGAAGAGGGGCCACGTCACAGTCTCCAGGCCCGGGGACCCGCGGCtccgcccctcccacccccgccggAGCGCTGGGCACGGATCTAAGACTCACCggccccagcccagggccagccCAGTCGCCGCCGCCCGCCCACAAAGCCACAGGCAGGTGCAGGCGCTGCTTAGGGGCGAGCGGGCTGAGCGGAGCCGTTAGCGCGCGCCGTCCGTCCGTGCGTCCAAGCCGTCCGCGCGTCCGTCGAGGCATCCCTCCGTCTGCGCGCGCGGCAGCTCCCACCCAGGCCCGGCGGCCACGGCCCGTCGTCTTCCCGCACCCTGAGCCGCCCGGCAGAGCCGGCCTTGGCGCGGCAGCCATGTCCATGGGCCTGGAGATCACGGGCACCTCGCTGGCCGTGATGGGCTGGCTGAGCACCATCGTGTGCTGCGCGCTGCCCATGTGGCGCGTGACGGCCTTCATCGGCAGCAGCATCATCACGGCGCAGATCACCTGGGAGGGCCTGTGGATGAACTGCGTGGTGCAGAGCACCGGCCAGATGCAGTGCAAGGTATACGACTCGCTGCTGGCGCTGCCGCAGGACCTGCAGGCGGCCCGCGCCCTCATCGTCGTCGCCATCCTGCTGGCCGCCTTCGGGCTCCTCGTGGCGCTGGTGGGCGCCCAGTGCACCAACTGCGTGCAGGACGACACGGCCAAGGCCAAGATCACCATCGTGGCGGGAGTGCTCTTCCTGCTGGCCGCCTTGCTCACGCTGGTGCCGGTGTCCTGGTCGGCCAACACCATCATCCGGGACTTCTACAACCCTCTGGTGCCGGAGGCGCAGAAGCGTGAGATGGGCGCGGGCCTGTACGTGGGCTGGGCGGCCGCGGCGCTGCAGCTGCTGGGGGGCGCGCTGCTCTGCTGCTCCTGCCCGCCGCGCGAGAAGAAGTACGCGCCCACCAAGATCGTCTACTCCGCGCCCCGCTCCGCCGGCCCGGGCACTAGCACAGCCTACGACCGCAAGGACTACGTCTGAGGGGCGGCCGCGGGGAGACCCCACCACCCCACGGGCGAGAGCGCCCACCGGTGCCGCGTGCGGCCTCTCCTCGGAgaccagccccccctccccccaggtgccAGGAGCTCTCACACTGGACCGGGAGGGACCAACCCCGCGGCCCCTTCCTGGGCAGCACACCCCGCTCCCCGGCCCCACGGCGCGCGGGGGACCAGCCCACACGGACAGTGAAACCTCAGCCCCTCCGGAGAGCGGGGCCGGGTGGCCGCCGCTACTTGCCCGCCCCGTCGGGCCTCGGTCCCAAAGCCCGCGTTGGGCAGGGACCGGCAGTCTTGGAAAGGGCCAGttgatatttttcaataaaagccTTTCGTTTTTGCAGTTACGGGCGCCTACTTTCCTGAGCGAGCGCCGACAGGCCTCCACCTCCCTACCGAACACCCGCCCCTCAAGGGTTGGCCTTGGCTGGGTTCTGCTCTCCCGCTATGAAGCTTAGAGAAGGCAGAGGTTGGGTAACCAAGAAAGTGTGGTTCGAAACCGAACTGGGTGCGCGCGCCCTAGGTGGCCATTTGGCCTACTCACTGGGGATTCAGACATTGAAGGGCCAACCTAGAGAGGCATGAGCACTTCCAGCCTGCTGCATGGACggaggcatgggggggggggggggcggggagaagtgTGGCCCCGGGCCCTCCTCCCTAGTCTTTGCCTTTGGGGTTTGTGCTTGGAGAATCGTCCTCCCCTGTGCGGCTGCACATCTAATCTTCCCTCTCCGTGTGAAAGAGCACATTCAGTGCTATGATTTCATATTTGGAAGGGGGGAACAAAAAGCCCTATTGTTTTGGTAAAACAGCGTCAAAAGTAAAGCTGGGCGGCAGTTTCTCACCTGGAGGGGCGAGGAAGAAGGGGCCTCATTTTCTTCCTAGGGACCCCCAAGGGTCAGGATGCATGACCCTCTGGCGAGGCTGTAGGGCTTGAGTTTAAACAGGCTTGGAAGGCCTTGTGTCCGGGAGAAGGCGCAGGAGGTTCAGGTAATAGGAAAGGGCGCCTGTGCCTGGGACCAGGAAAGAGAGATCCCCCCAGGGCTGGCCGCATAGCAAAGTGTGAGGGGAATGTGGTGAGGCCCAGCCAGGGGCCAGGAGGAAGCCAAGCCATGGAGTCTCAGATGCAGAATTACAGACTCTGGACCTTAACTCTGGTGTTTTGGGAGTCATGGAAGTCAGATGACTGGTCAGATTTATGCTCCAAAATACCATCTCCAGGAGCCCCCGGGGAAGTGGGATtccaggagggagaagaaggtgGGGACACCATCGAAGAGGCTCCACAGCCATCCTCTTGGAGATGGTGTGGCCAGAAAGAAGGCAGGGACAGTGGGGTCAGGAGCAGGGCCTGACAGGGGCTGGAAGGAAGCAAGATGAGGGCTTGAGAAGCATCTCGATAGGTAGGGTGAGGGAGATGGAAACATTAGGATAACCGCAATCTTCTGCCCTAGGTCATTGCTGGGATGGCGGATGCCATTTACCAAAATGGGAAACTAGGTTTCTGGGGAAAGATGATGGTTTCAGTTTTGAATGCACAGAGTTTGGCAAGCCTGTTGGGCCTCCAGGCAGAGACGTCCAGGAAGCGGCAgggcatatataaagaactgagaCTCGGGAGTGGCCAACGCCGGCTGTTGTTAGCATACAGATGGCACCTGAAACCAGGGTGACTGAGGTTGCAAAAGTGGTCAGGCAAGATGAGGCCCGAGGAGTAGCCGTGGGGTTCAAGGCAGCAAGGTGGTTCCTGGTGGCCTCGGCAGGAGGCGGGCGGGCAGACCCAGCAGGCGGAAAAGCCAGTGGGAGTTGAGAAGTAAAATCAGAACATCTGGACCATGGGCCCAAGACCTTTGCTTATAAAGGGAGTCTAGGCCAAGTTAGCAAGTTGACAGGGAGCAAGGATCAAGGGACAGGATATGGGATGGAAGAGAATGATTTCCCAGCTATTGTATCTCAAACTTCACCTGCAGCAAAGCTTCAGCAGAAGGTCCTAGTGGCCACCGGGTTTTTTAGCAGGCTACTCCCCCCTCCAGCTCCCCCCAAAT
It contains:
- the CLDN3 gene encoding claudin-3; the encoded protein is MSMGLEITGTSLAVMGWLSTIVCCALPMWRVTAFIGSSIITAQITWEGLWMNCVVQSTGQMQCKVYDSLLALPQDLQAARALIVVAILLAAFGLLVALVGAQCTNCVQDDTAKAKITIVAGVLFLLAALLTLVPVSWSANTIIRDFYNPLVPEAQKREMGAGLYVGWAAAALQLLGGALLCCSCPPREKKYAPTKIVYSAPRSAGPGTSTAYDRKDYV